One genomic segment of Clostridium estertheticum subsp. estertheticum includes these proteins:
- a CDS encoding PTS sugar transporter subunit IIB codes for MKKILVACGTGIATSTVVSVKIKEICEKEGIDVIITPCKLTDVQSIVPDYDLLVTTGTFDVSEINVHIIAGISLLTGVGEEDTLNEIIKTLKEE; via the coding sequence ATGAAAAAAATATTAGTAGCTTGTGGAACTGGAATAGCAACCTCAACGGTAGTTTCAGTTAAAATTAAAGAAATTTGTGAAAAGGAAGGTATAGATGTAATTATAACTCCCTGTAAACTTACAGATGTTCAGTCAATAGTCCCAGATTATGATTTATTAGTAACTACAGGTACATTTGATGTATCAGAAATAAATGTTCATATAATAGCAGGTATATCCCTGCTAACTGGTGTGGGTGAAGAAGACACCCTTAATGAAATTATAAAAACATTAAAAGAAGAATAA